One Solanum lycopersicum chromosome 2, SLM_r2.1 genomic region harbors:
- the LOC101259306 gene encoding uncharacterized protein: MDAFKHQSFFQDIKSREVHGYRVKRRPYISHELSNFNQIGAVAVDHSGFTPPPMALSFCKTSKNSHIVAVTDEGGYLSLFNTRLQFPSSFTHLQNAEKAKVSEWVAHDNAIFDVCWIKEDTNILTASGDQSIKVWDAQAKQCVRVLAGHTGSVKSICPHPSNHDIIVSGSRDGTFALWDLRCSDSSSENLFIPSIATVHEAHISPCQRRTRRGKASSVSITSILYLKDELSIASAGAVDSVIKFWDTRNLKCPVVQACPHPDVSTQKVQRYHGVSSLSQDLNGAFISASCMDSRIYLYNVLQAEKGPVKTFKGCKIESFFVKAAISPDAAHILSGSSDGNGYLWQVNKPLEDPIMLKGHDGEVTALDWCTSETGKVATSSDDFTVRFWNIHNSCYSNTRSPSSIRRRVTALSCMQRRKLFSDEKPASIKNVSAVCDSNLICHQDLPDPITVPEMSTPISKKRKTLPSVEPQENFEKTPEAAKRSPSSVLNPPSSLRKTIRDYFLVTPPSGLHSK; this comes from the exons ATGGACGCGTTCAAGCATCAGTCGTTCTTCCAAGATATCAAATCAAGGGAGGTTCATGGATACAGAG TGAAAAGACGACCTTACATTAGTCACGAATTGTCTAATTTCAATCAAATTGGAGCCGTAGCAGTTGACCACAGCGGGTTCACGCCACCTCCAATGGCCCTATCTTTCTGCAAG ACAAGTAAAAACTCACATATTGTTGCTGTCACTGACGAGGGTGGCTACCTTAGCTTGTTTAACACCCGGTTGcaatttccttcttcttttactCACCTACAAAACGCAG AAAAAGCTAAGGTATCAGAATGGGTTGCTCATGATAATGCCATATTTGATGTATGTTGGATCAAG GAAGATACCAATATCTTAACAGCTTCAGGTGATCAAAGT ATAAAGGTATGGGATGCACAAGCAAAGCAATGTGTGAGAGTACTAGCGGGTCACACTGGGAGTGTAAAATCCATTTGTCCTCATCCTTCAAATCATG ATATTATTGTTTCTGGTTCAAGAGATGGGACATTTGCACTCTGGGACTTGAGGTGCTCCGACAGTAGCAGTGAAAACCTTTTCATACC GTCAATTGCTACCGTCCATGAGGCTCACATTTCTCCCTGTCAGAGGCGGACTAGACGTGGAAAG GCTTCCTCTGTGAGCATTACATCTATACTTTACCTTAAAGATGAGCTTTCCATAGCTAGTGCTGGAGCAGTTGACAG TGTCATAAAGTTCTGGGATACCAGGAATCTCAAATGTCCTGTTGTTCAGGCATGCCCTCATCCTGATGTATCAACTCAGAAG GTACAACGATATCATGGAGTATCTAGTTTGTCTCAAGATTTAAATGGAGCATTTATTTCTGCATCATGCATGGACAGCAG AATCTACCTCTACAATGTACTTCAGGCAGAAAAAGGGCCTGTTAAAACTTTCAAAGGATGCAAAATAGAATCATTTTTTGTCAAG GCAGCAATAAGTCCTGATGCAGCTCATATTCTTAGTGGTTCCAGTGATGGAAATGGCTACTTATGGCAG GTAAACAAACCTCTTGAAGATCCAATTATGTTGAAAGGCCATGATGGAGAAGTTACAGCACTCGATTG GTGCACATCAGAAACAGGCAAAGTTGCTACATCATCGGATGATTTCACG GTGCGGTTTTGGAACATCCACAACAGTTGTTACTCAAACACTCGATCTCCATCATCCATTCGAAGGAGAGTAACAGCACTTTCATGTATGCAACGCCGGAAGCTATTTTCAGATGAAAAACCAGCCAGCATCAAGAATGTCTCTGCTGTCTGTGACTCAAACTTGATATGTCATCAAGACTTGCCTGATCCTATCACAGTCCCTGAAATGAGCACTCCAATATCAAAGAAGAGAAAAACTTTACCAAGTGTTGAACCTCaagaaaactttgagaaaaCCCCAGAAGCTGCAAAGAGAAGTCCTTCATCTGTTCTGAATCCCCCTTCCTCTTTGAGGAAGACAATCAGAGATTACTTTTTAGTCACCCCTCCTTCAGGCTTGCACAGTAAATGA